A part of Populus alba chromosome 8, ASM523922v2, whole genome shotgun sequence genomic DNA contains:
- the LOC118058034 gene encoding probable glutathione S-transferase — translation MAEVVKLLGAFSSPFVFRVIWALKMKGIPYEYIEEDVTNKSPLLLKNNPVLKKIPVLLHGEKPVCESMIIVEYIDEIWPQNPLLPNDPYERALARFWVKFTDDKCSSVWKISLAQGEELEKRVKETVDMLQTVEEHGLGEKKFFGGDTVGIADIAFGAVIHWLKIIEEIVGVKVFEAHQFPRLHEWIENFKQLPAVKENLPDWDWIVSYFKSYREKRLASA, via the exons ATGGCGGAGGTAGTGAAGCTGCTCGGAGCATTCTCCAGCCCATTTGTTTTCCGAGTGATATGGGCCCTAAAAATGAAGGGCATTCCATATGAGTACATAGAAGAAGATGTTACCAACAAAAGTCCTCTGCTTCTGAAGAACAACCCTGTTCTTAAGAAGATCCCAGTGCTTCTCCATGGCGAAAAACCAGTCTGCGAGTCCATGATTATTGTCGAATACATCGATGAGATATGGCCCCAAAATCCCTTGTTGCCCAATGACCCTTACGAGAGAGCTCTGGCTCGTTTCTGGGTCAAATTTACCGACGATAAG TGTTCATCAGTGTGGAAAATCTCTCTCGCTCAAGGTGAAGAACTTGAGAAGAGAGTGAAGGAAACCGTGGATATGTTGCAAACTGTAGAAGAGCACGGGTTAGGGGAGAAGAAATTTTTTGGTGGAGACACCGTAGGGATAGCAGACATAGCTTTTGGTGCAGTTATTCACTGGTTGAAAATCATTGAAGAAATAGTAGGGGTAAAAGTATTTGAAGCACATCAATTTCCTCGCCTGCATGAATGGATTGAAAATTTCAAGCAATTGCCTGCAGTTAAAGAAAACCTTCCGGATTGGGATTGGATTGTCTCCTACTTTAAGAGTTACAGAGAAAAGAGGCTTGCATCCGCCTGA
- the LOC118057962 gene encoding probable glutathione S-transferase has translation MNTSHSSVINMVDVKLFGLSPSPFSQRVVWALKLKGISYEYVEEDLSNKSNLLLQYNPIFKKIPVLVHDGKPIAESMVILEYIDNTWPENPLLPKDPHERSLVRFWAKFIDERTKPMMSFFTYVGEQQEKAINDNLQTLRIIEEHELGEQKFLGGDRIGLADIALGWIVHTLAAMEEIVGVKFVQADTFPLLHAWMENFREIPVIKDNLPNHDQILDYFKGRREMFVKSPHACHHHH, from the exons ATGAACACAAGTCACAGTTCAGTTATCAATATGGTAGATGTGAAGCTCTTCGGGTTGAGTCCAAGCCCATTCAGCCAGCGGGTTGTCTGGGCACTAAAACTAAAGGGCATTAGCTATGAGTATGTAGAAGAAGATCTCTCTAACAAGAGCAACTTGCTTCTGCAGTACAacccaatattcaaaaaaatcccAGTGCTTGTTCATGATGGAAAACCAATAGCAGAGTCCATGGTGATTCTTGAGTACATTGATAATACGTGGCCAGAAAATCCACTGCTGCCGAAGGATCCACATGAGAGATCCCTGGTTAGGTTCTGGGCAAAATTCATCGACGAAAGG ACTAAACCGATGATGAGTTTCTTCACGTATGTTGGAGAGCAACAGGAAAAGGCAATAAACGACAACCTCCAGACCTTGAGAATCATAGAAGAGCATGAACTAGGAGAGCAAAAATTTCTTGGTGGAGACAGAATTGGACTTGCAGATATTGCCTTGGGATGGATCGTTCATACATTAGCAGCAATGGAGGAGATTGTTGGCGTCAAGTTTGTTCAAGCTGATACATTTCCTCTCTTGCATGCGTGGATGGAGAATTTTAGGGAAATTCCTGTAATTAAAGACAATCTCCCGAATCATGATCAAATCTTGGACTACTTCAAAGGAAGGAGAGAGATGTTCGTCAAATCACCTCATGCTTGCCACCATCACCATTAG
- the LOC118058042 gene encoding uncharacterized protein — translation MTNLTTRQQRKHTNMLKRKNANMIRIPPPFSSSTSMAQTNNQELQENQSKDMDEGLALAMETMGKERERKRKKMREEGGLPLCQDPLDLLGRDLMLRVLNNLDARSVARCLVVSRSWNRVASSDLLWTSKCEELWHGKAHLPRLSLVRGVSKLDAYSLSVMDGKRTRIAKDDLCDHVWDFHFTKVAPEYWRNLDPYWKGNGPPMHRYFHQDGSQTADPDDKVWGGHECCYSIVTSMIGGGKVREHYVRINRWLPLAVSRKQDWSWEMSNNFYCYSSVPDAYKEGGTGPLFLVM, via the exons ATGACCAATCTCACAACAcgacaacaaagaaaacatacaaatatgctaaaaagaaaaaatgcaaatatGATTCGCattcctcctcctttttcttcttccactTCGATGGCACAGACCAACAATCAAGAATTACAGGAGAACCAAAGTAAGGATATGGACGAGGGATTGGCTTTAGCAATGGAGACGATGGGAAAGGAAcgggaaaggaaaagaaagaagatgagaGAGGAAGGAGGCCTTCCCCTTTGTCAAGACCCATTGGATCTGCTTGGTAGGGACTTGATGTTGAGGGTTTTGAACAACCTCGATGCACGCAGCGTGGCACGATGCCTCGTCGTCTCTCGTAGCTGGAACCGTGTTGCTTCTAGTGATCTTCTCTGGACCTCCAAG TGTGAGGAATTGTGGCATGGGAAGGCACACTTACCGCGCTTGTCTCTTGTCCGGGGAGTTTCTAAGTTAGATGCCTATTCACTATCTGTTATGGACGGTAAACGT ACTCGAATTGCGAAGGATGATCTGTGTGATCATGTCTGGGATTTTCATTTTACCAAG GTGGCTCCAGAATACTGGCGCAATCTTGATCCCTACTGGAAAGGCAATGGCCCTCCAATGCACCGCTACTTTCATCAAGATGGAAGCCAAACTGCAGATCCTGACGACAAGGTCTGGGGTGGTCATGAATGCTGTTATTCCATCGTGACTAGTATGATTGGTGGAGGAAAGGTCAGGGAGCACTATGTTCGGATAAACCGGTGGCTTCCTCTTGCCGTGTCCAGAAAACAGGACTGGAGCTGGGAAATGTCCAATAACTTCTACTGTTACTCCAGTGTTCCAGATGCCTACAAGGAAGGTGGAACAGGTCCCCTATTTTTGGTTATGTAA
- the LOC118058004 gene encoding probable glutathione S-transferase — MTDVKLHGFWASPFCYRVIWALKLKGVEFEHIEEDLTNKSELLLKYNPVYKKIPVLVHGGKPIAESLVILEYIEETWPENPLLPTDPYERAMARFWIQYGVTKGAALVALYRASGEELEKAVKEVVEVLRVLEEQGLGDKKFFGGDSINLVDISYGLFTCWFAAMEEAMGVKVLEPSTLPRLHAWAQNFLEVPLIKENIPDNDKLLLFMKGFREKLVNE; from the exons ATGACAGATGTGAAGCTGCATGGTTTCTGGGCTAGCCCTTTTTGTTACAGAGTTATATGGGCTCTGAAACTAAAGGGCGTGGAGTTTGAGCATATTGAAGAAGACCTCACCAATAAAAGTGAACTGCTATTGAAGTATAACCCAGTTTACAAGAAAATCCCTGTACTCGTCCATGGTGGCAAGCCGATTGCGGAGTCTCTTGTTATCCTTGAATACATCGAGGAAACATGGCCGGAGAATCCATTGCTACCGACTGATCCTTACGAGAGAGCCATGGCTCGGTTTTGGATTCAATATGGAGTTACCAAG GGTGCTGCCTTGGTTGCCCTTTACCGAGCTAGTGGAGAGGAGCTAGAGAAGGCAGTGAAAGAAGTGGTAGAAGTGTTGAGAGTCTTAGAAGAGCAAGGTCTCGGGGACAAGAAGTTTTTTGGCGGTGACAGCATAAATCTAGTTGACATCTCATATGGACTCTTCACTTGTTGGTTTGCAGCCATGGAAGAAGCAATGGGTGTGAAAGTTTTGGAACCAAGCACACTGCCTCGATTGCATGCTTGGGCCCAGAATTTCCTTGAAGTTCCTCTGATTAAAGAAAACATTCCTGATAATGATAAGTTGCTACTCTTTATGAAAGGTTTCAGGGAGAAATTGGTGAACGAGTAG